A genomic window from Trueperaceae bacterium includes:
- a CDS encoding sugar ABC transporter permease — translation MSTALDRERRRHRRSRLSLGQRELIWAYVFLAVPLVFFLGIRIWPALQSFQLSLFTWHVDPAQREYIGFDYYRELLSESRFHRALLNTLLYTVIIVPVQLALGLAIALLLQSVDRFRPFFRAVYFSPYMTPAAAVAWVWGWMYSVNFGIINTFLIEWSIFWENLGLPWLAIPPQPFLTDPSQALPSVAAVVIWQHLGFQVVIFLAGLQGIPRTFYEAARIDGAGAWALFRHITLPLLNPVMVFSIVISSIASLQLFDQVVNINFTNQGGPLDSTLTIALYMYQEAFGRFRMGYAAAVTVVLFLLILVVTVVQLRLASRKVEY, via the coding sequence TTGAGTACCGCACTGGACAGGGAGCGGCGGCGTCACCGCCGCTCCCGACTCTCCTTGGGACAACGGGAGTTAATCTGGGCCTACGTCTTCCTGGCGGTTCCGCTGGTGTTCTTCCTGGGCATCCGCATCTGGCCGGCGCTCCAGTCGTTCCAGCTTTCGCTCTTCACCTGGCACGTCGATCCGGCCCAGCGGGAGTACATCGGATTCGACTACTACCGGGAGCTGCTGAGCGAGTCGCGCTTCCACCGCGCACTGCTCAACACGCTCCTCTATACCGTCATCATCGTGCCGGTCCAACTGGCGCTGGGGCTGGCGATCGCACTGCTGCTGCAGTCGGTCGACCGCTTCCGCCCCTTCTTCCGCGCCGTCTACTTCTCCCCCTACATGACTCCGGCGGCGGCCGTCGCCTGGGTCTGGGGCTGGATGTACTCGGTGAACTTCGGCATCATCAATACCTTCCTCATCGAGTGGAGCATCTTCTGGGAGAACCTCGGCCTTCCCTGGCTGGCGATCCCTCCCCAGCCGTTCCTCACCGACCCTTCGCAGGCACTGCCATCGGTCGCGGCCGTCGTTATCTGGCAGCACCTGGGCTTCCAGGTCGTTATCTTCCTCGCGGGGCTGCAGGGTATCCCCCGCACCTTCTACGAAGCGGCACGCATCGACGGCGCCGGAGCGTGGGCCCTCTTCCGTCACATCACGCTGCCGCTGCTCAACCCGGTGATGGTGTTCTCGATCGTCATCTCCTCGATAGCCTCGCTGCAGCTCTTCGATCAGGTCGTGAACATCAACTTCACCAACCAGGGCGGTCCCCTCGACAGCACCCTGACGATCGCTCTCTATATGTACCAGGAGGCGTTCGGCCGCTTCCGCATGGGCTACGCGGCGGCCGTCACCGTCGTCCTCTTCCTGCTGATCCTGGTGGTCACCGTCGTGCAGCTGCGGCTCGCCTCGCGCAAGGTCGAGTACTGA
- a CDS encoding carbohydrate ABC transporter permease, whose translation MAAPTLRSSRSAAASGSRTRTPRVGTILSYALLLLGSVIMFFPFLWMILSSFKELREIFQLTLFPTSWSLDNYREVLTGTEFPRWFLNSLIVAGLTTLSVLFFCALVGYTLTRLRFPGRNAIFLLILSTLMIPTEMLVIPWFVMSSQFGWVNSYWGLLFPGLIPAFGVFLMRQFFTTLPRDLFDAGRVDGVSEFGLFWRIGLPLVRPGLAALGIFTFIGNWNAFLWPLIIARSPDMRTVPVGMAFFSNEAGTAWHLIMAASALAIVPILLVFFIFQRQIIEGVVLTGTKG comes from the coding sequence ATGGCGGCTCCGACCCTCCGGTCGAGCCGCTCGGCAGCGGCGTCGGGGAGCCGGACGAGGACGCCCCGAGTGGGCACTATCCTCTCCTACGCCCTCCTGCTGCTGGGCAGCGTGATCATGTTCTTCCCGTTCCTCTGGATGATCCTGTCGTCGTTCAAGGAGCTGCGGGAGATCTTCCAGCTCACCCTCTTCCCGACGAGTTGGAGCCTCGACAACTACCGGGAGGTGCTCACCGGCACGGAATTCCCGCGCTGGTTCCTCAACAGCCTGATCGTCGCCGGCCTGACGACGCTCTCGGTCCTCTTCTTCTGTGCCCTGGTGGGCTATACCCTCACCCGCTTGCGTTTTCCCGGCCGTAACGCGATATTCCTCCTCATCCTCTCGACGCTGATGATCCCTACCGAGATGCTGGTAATCCCCTGGTTCGTGATGTCGTCGCAGTTCGGCTGGGTTAACAGCTACTGGGGGCTGCTCTTCCCGGGGCTGATACCGGCGTTCGGGGTGTTCCTCATGCGCCAGTTCTTCACCACGCTGCCGCGCGACCTGTTCGACGCCGGGCGGGTGGACGGGGTGAGCGAGTTCGGCCTCTTCTGGCGGATCGGCCTGCCGTTGGTGCGCCCGGGCCTCGCGGCCCTGGGGATCTTCACCTTCATCGGCAACTGGAACGCCTTCCTCTGGCCTCTGATCATCGCCCGTTCGCCCGATATGCGCACCGTCCCGGTGGGGATGGCGTTCTTCTCGAACGAGGCGGGTACTGCGTGGCACCTGATCATGGCCGCCTCCGCGCTGGCGATAGTCCCTATCCTGCTGGTGTTCTTCATCTTCCAGCGGCAGATCATCGAAGGCGTGGTGCTCACCGGCACCAAAGGGTAG
- a CDS encoding extracellular solute-binding protein, with amino-acid sequence MIQFLRSLLATAALLVMAAAFAQPVEIVYWQYDYATRIDAMDQLIERFEAENPDITVRQETFPYDAYQQQVAASLPAGQGPDVIQLFYGWLPTWQRAGYVEPLPEQYFDTAELDEVFVPMAQAGKINGQYYGLPTAVRSLALFYNADMLREAGYEEPPATWDEFIEIAKALTEKRGPRFTRVGYGFAPTGQDHHLVREVLTRQFGTPPYNEDLTEVLYDSPEGLAAFEFYTSWATEHEIGVTSFVPGTDGYRNGFIQLENIAMIIDGSFAIGSVENGAQFDWRVAELPVLEEGGVKANFGSYWMNGLTPNAFEDERTLEAAAKFLDFVTQPESMELWLEVVGELPARQAMVDDSELASDPVYGPFIRSLAYATATRFVDETAQRDLMVRAMDRVILEGVDPAVAWEEAAQADQALLDQFSR; translated from the coding sequence ATGATCCAGTTCCTTCGTTCCCTACTCGCCACCGCAGCTCTGCTGGTGATGGCCGCTGCCTTCGCGCAGCCGGTCGAGATCGTCTACTGGCAGTACGACTACGCCACCCGCATCGACGCGATGGATCAGCTCATCGAGCGCTTCGAGGCCGAGAACCCCGATATCACAGTGCGTCAGGAGACCTTCCCCTACGACGCCTACCAGCAGCAGGTGGCCGCTTCTCTGCCCGCTGGACAGGGACCCGATGTGATCCAGCTCTTCTACGGCTGGCTCCCCACCTGGCAGCGCGCCGGTTACGTCGAACCGTTGCCCGAGCAGTACTTCGACACCGCGGAGCTCGACGAGGTGTTCGTTCCGATGGCCCAGGCCGGCAAGATAAACGGCCAGTACTACGGCCTCCCCACGGCGGTCCGTTCCCTGGCGCTCTTCTACAACGCCGACATGCTGCGGGAAGCCGGCTACGAAGAACCGCCGGCGACCTGGGATGAGTTCATCGAGATCGCCAAGGCGCTCACCGAGAAGCGCGGTCCGCGCTTCACCCGGGTGGGCTACGGCTTCGCTCCGACCGGTCAGGACCACCACCTGGTGCGTGAGGTACTGACCCGCCAGTTCGGCACTCCTCCCTACAATGAGGACCTGACCGAGGTGCTCTACGACAGTCCCGAGGGTCTGGCGGCCTTCGAGTTCTATACCTCCTGGGCGACCGAGCATGAGATCGGCGTGACCAGCTTCGTGCCGGGCACCGACGGCTACCGGAACGGCTTCATCCAGCTCGAGAACATCGCCATGATCATCGACGGATCGTTCGCCATCGGCTCGGTGGAGAACGGCGCCCAGTTCGACTGGCGGGTGGCCGAGCTGCCGGTCCTGGAAGAGGGCGGGGTGAAGGCTAATTTCGGCTCCTACTGGATGAACGGACTCACGCCGAATGCGTTCGAAGACGAGCGCACCCTGGAAGCTGCAGCCAAGTTCCTCGACTTCGTGACCCAGCCGGAGTCGATGGAGCTGTGGCTCGAGGTCGTGGGCGAGCTGCCGGCGCGCCAGGCGATGGTCGACGACAGCGAGCTGGCCAGCGATCCGGTCTACGGTCCGTTCATCCGCTCGCTCGCCTACGCGACCGCTACCCGCTTCGTCGACGAGACCGCCCAGCGTGACCTGATGGTGCGCGCCATGGACCGTGTAATCCTCGAAGGGGTCGATCCGGCCGTGGCCTGGGAAGAGGCCGCTCAGGCCGACCAGGCTCTCCTCGATCAGTTCAGCCGCTAG